The Chryseobacterium indologenes genomic sequence TTCTGATAATATCTCCTGTAAAGACATTGGAACTACTTTCTCCGTTGGTTTTATCATCAAAAACTTCCACGTAGGTGGCATTGTTTCCTTTGATGATAATGAAGTCCCTTTCTGTATGGTCTGTTTCATCTTTGATGAAGACAAACTTTTTGTTGTCAATATTTACATTTTCAAGATGCTGGTTGATGCCTTTTCTTGCTTCAAGTCTGTCAAGAATTGCATTCAATGTTCCGTATTGTGCTTTTAAGCCTAAAGAGCCAAAGAATAGCATTCCGATTACAATTTTTTTCATAAGCTGTGTTTTATAAAAAGTTTTGTCAAGACTTTGCATCCTGACAAAACTTATTATTTTTCGTTAAATTAAAGATTACCTCTTCTTTCCTGTTCTCTTTCTAATGCTTCGAATAAAGCTTTGAAATTTCCGGCTCCAAAACTCTGTGCACCGTGTCTTTCAATGATTTCGAAGAATAGAGTAGGACGGTCTTCTACAGGCTTGGTAAAGATTTGTAAAAGATATCCTTCTTCATCATGATCAATAAGTATACCTAAATCCTGAAGTTTTTTAAGATCTTCATCAATATGACCTACTCTTTCAGGAACCATATCATAATAAGCTTCCGGCGGTGCAGAAAGGAATTCTACGCCACGTTTTTTCAATTCAGTCACCGTATGGATGATATCTTTTGTAGCGACAGCAATGTGCTGTACACCTTCACCTTCATAGAAATCAAGGTATTCTTCTACCTGAGATTTCTTTTTACCTTCTGCAGGCTCATTGATAGGGAATTTTGCATATCCGTTTCCGTTTGACATTACTTTAGACATCAATGCAGAATATTCTGTGTTGATCTGCTTGTCATCAAAAGAAAGGATATTGACAAATCCCATTACTTTTTCGTACCATTCTACGGTAGGAATCATTCTGTTCCAGTCTACATTTCCTACACAGTGGTCTACATACAATAAACCGGCTTCTTCAGGTTTGTAGTCGCTTTCCCATTTTTCATAACCCGGCATGAAAGCTCCCGTATAATTTTTTCTTTCAATAAACATGTGAACGGTTTCTCCGTAAGTATAAATCCCGGACATTCTTACTTCACCATGCTCGTCAGTCAGAGTGATTGGCTCTAAGTACGGTTTTCCACCTCTTTTGGTAGTTTCTTCAAAGGCTTTGTAAGCATCATCTACCCAAAGTGCCAAAACTTTCACTCCGTCTCCGTGTTTTTTTACGTGTTCATTGATAGGAGATTCAGACGTAAGTCCTGTTGTTAAAATCAGTCTGATTTTTCCTTGCTGAAGCACATAAGATGCACGGTCTCTTACTCCGGTCTCAGGACCGGCATAAGCTACAGACTGAAAACCAAAGGCGGTTTTATAATAATGGGCAGCCTGTTTTGCATTTCCTACATAAAACTCAATGTAATCTGTACCGTTGATCGGTAAAAAATTCTCTGCTTGAGCAATCTTTTCGGCGAATGTAAGTGTTGACATATTTTCTCTTTTACTTTTATTTTATTGGTATGCAAATTACAAAAAACTTGGATATAGCGAAAATATTCAGCCAGATTACTTAAATATATTTAACATAAAGTTAAAGAAGTGTTCACTTAAGTATATTTAAGTTTCTTACGTTTAAAATCAGCTGCCTACATTTGTAATACAAAAGACAAGTGAAAAAAATGTTTTCGAACATGAAAGCCGCAGAGATGATCTGCGGCTTTCTTATTTTTTAAACGGTTTCAATGATTCTGTTTAACCTTCCGGCGTCGGGATTGTAGTTGTCCCATATCTTCCATGTGTTGTCTATTTTCCGTATAAAATAGATCTGGGTACTGAGTTGATTTACAAAATGCTCTTCTCCGGTTTCCCCTACTTTGAATAGAAGATTCCAGAATTCCTGAGATTCCAGGATTTTTTTGTCAGGTTCGTCGGTTACTACATGAATGTCAAAAACTTCATAGTTGGACCGATTGTTTTTAGTAACCAGTTGGAAATCTTTATCACATAATTCTTTGCTGAACTGTGAAACTCTCTCCAAAAACGGAGAGTCATCAAATACGAGTTCTTTGAAAAGTTCCGTATTGTGGGCAGGAAACTGTTTACAGAATTCAAAAGCAGTGGCACAGTAGTCATACACCATTTGTGTCATAAATGAACGGTCGTCTGTATCTTTATTTTCCTGCTTTTTATGTCTTACAGAAAGAATATAGTCGTTCAGGTCTTTGTAGCCCAGAAATATGCAGATTTTGTCGAGGGTTTTCAAAAACCTCAGATCACTGTGGGTTTTGTCCTGATAGTCATTTTCAAAAAAGCGTTGTAAAGTAACATGTGAAATAGTGTTTCCTATTTCAAATTTTTTTCCTCCTTTTAATTCTTCAGCTTCAGACAGTTCTTCTTTGATGATTTCGGAAAGAATTATATAATGGCTTCTTTTCCATTCACTCACATTCCCCAAAACAGAATTGGTTACTTTGGAATGTTTTACAACTTCATCCCGTATCGAATTATATATAGTTTTCAATTTCCTTGTTTTACAGAGAGTTTTATCAAAAATACTGCCAAAATGTTAAAGCTTTTTTTGTGAATTATTTGTTTGAGTTGAAAATATGTTTTTTGAAAATTAAACAAAAAGCATTGAAAGGTTGTTTTACTGGCTGATTATCAGTGTTTAAATCTCTCAAACGCTGCTCTCTCCAACATTTCCCTGTCATCGGGATGCGCAATGCTGATCAGCTCCTGAGCTCTCTGGCGGAGGTTTTTACCATAGAGGTAGGCTGTTCCGTACTCGGTAACGACATAGTGGATATGCCCTCTGGTAGTTACCACTCCGGCTCCCTGTTTAAGATAAGGGACAATCCTCGAAATCCCTTTTTGGTCCTTGAAGTAATTGCGATAATAGGCTTTCCGCCTTCACTTAAAGCAGCACCCCTCATAAAGTCCATCTGTCCTCCGATTCCGCTGTATTGCAAAGTTCCGATAGAATCAGCACAAACTTGCCCCGTAAGGTCAATTTCAATAGCAGAATTGATGGCTACAAGCTTTTTATTTTTCATAATGTTGATAGGGAAGTTAACTTCACTCACATCTCTGAAGGCAAAAACGGTGTTATCATCTACATAATCATATAATTTTCGGGTTCCAAAACAGAAGCTTGTGATGGTCTTGTTATCATTGTAGCCCTTGTATTTATTGTTGATGACATCATCCTGAATCAGGTCGATGACTCCGTCACTTAGCATTTCAGTATGGATGCCCAGGTCTTTGTGATTGTGTAAACACTTTAATACTGCATCAGGAATGGTTCCGATTCCCATTTGCAGGGTAGATTTGTCTTCAATAAGCTCTGCGACATTTTTTCCTACGAGCATTTCTTCGGGGCCAACTTTTGAGCCGTAATCTACGGTGTGAAGCTCTTGTTCATGCCAGACCAGCTTGTGAATTCTGCTGATGTGAATCATACCATCTCCATGCGTTCTCGGCATTCTGGGATTAACAAGGGCAACAATGATTTTTGCTGTGTCAACGGCTGCTCTGGCGATGTCTACGGAGGTTCCTAAAGTACAGAAGCCATGTTTATCCGGAGGTGAAACGGTAACCAAAGCGACATCCAGCGGTAAAATATTTTTCCGGAACAGAATAGGAATTTCACTTAAAAATACAGGGACAAAGTCGCCCCTGTCTGAGTTGACGGCATCACGAACGGGTGTAGACACAAATAGTGAATTGATAAAGAATTTGTCTTTATATTCCGGTTTTGCAATTTCGATATTTCCCTGTTGGGTTATTGAGACCATTTCTACATTATCCAGCCTGTGAGACTGTCTTGCCAGCTCATCGATCAGGTAGTTGGGAGTACATGCACTGCCGTGAAAAAATACACGGTTTCCGCTTTTTATGGTATATATTGCTTCTTCTGCGCTTATGTAATTTTGCATACTTTATCTTTTAATACTATTTATGACTGCTAATGATCACATCTTCTTATCTCATAAAATATCTATCCTCTCTCTCAAAGATAGCTTTTATATTTTTACTTATTCTAATTATTTTGTGAATATTATGAAGACTTTTGTCATATTAAATGCAATTACTATAACAACAAAAATATAGGGTCAAATGCATTGCACTCAACCCTATGGTATAATTTTTTTAATTTTTAATTAGAAATTTCTACTTCTGTAGCTTGTTTCATACTTCCTGTCTGGGCAAATCTCAGATGCCAGCTGAATGATTCTTCCAGCAGGTGAGGAGTATGGCCACCCCTCTCACAAGCTCTGTCAAAATACGATTGCAATTCTTCTTTATAATCAGGGTGAACACAGTTGTCTATGATTTTCTGAGCTCTTTCTCTTGGCGCCAGCCCTCGCAGGTCAGCCAATCCGATATCGGTTACCAGAATATCAACATCATGTTCTGTATGGTCGGTATGAGAAACCATAGGAAGCACATGCGAAATATTATTGCCTTTTGAAGCAGCCTGAGTGACGAAAATACTTAAATAAGCATTTCTGGCAAAGTCTCCCGATCCGCCGATCCCATTCATGATTCTGGTTCCGCCGATATGGGTAGAGTTTACATTTCCGTAGATATCAAATTCAATAGCCGTGTTGATGGCAATCACCCCCAATCTTCTGATCAGGCCTGGTGTATTGGAAATATTCTGGGGTCTTAAGACAAACTTTTCTTTATATTTTGAAAGGTTTCCTAACACTCTTTCATAGCATTCCTTAGAGACGGTAATGGAAGATGCAGAGGCAAAACTTAATTTCCCTGAGTCTATCAAATCAAAAGTACTGTCCTGAAGGACTTCAGAAAACATTGTTAAATCATAGAAGTTACTGTCTTTAAACCCTGTAAGTACAGCATTGGCTACTTTCCCGATGCCTGCCTGAAGGGGAAGTAAGCGGTCGGTAAGACGTCCCAGCTGTACTTCGTTTTCAAAGAATCCGAGAAGATGTCTGGCAATGGCTGTGGTCTTTTCGTCCGGTTCCGCAATATCTGCCGGGCTGTCTTTAAGATTGGTGAAAACAATTGCCTCTATTTTATCAGGATCAACAGGAATACTTTTTCTTCCGATCTTGTTCCATGGGGCTACAATAGGAATAACGTTTCTGTAAGGATAATCTTCTGCCTGATAAATATCGTGGATTCCGTAGACTTCTTCAGGAACTTCGGTATTGATTTCAATGATGACTTTTTTGGCTAAGGCAGCAAAGGTGACTGAATTTCCCACGGAGGTGGTAGGAACAATGCTTCCGTCTCTTTCAATATAAGCCGCTTCGATAACCGCTACGTCGATGCTTTGTAAATTTTTGGTGTGGAGAAGTTCGGCACTTTCGCTCAAATGCTGGTCGATAAAGAGAATTTCACCATTATTGATCTTATTCCTTAAAATAGGATCTACCTGGAAAGGCATCCTTTTCCTGATGACATCAGCTTCCGCTAATTTTCCGTCAGTACCGTGCCCCAGCGAAGCGCCGGTCATTAATGTTACTTTAAGGTTTTCTGTTTTTCCTCTTTCTGCCAGGGCAGGTAAAATAGCTTTGCTGTCTCCTGCTTTAGTAAAGCCGCTGGACCCGATGGTCATCCCGTCTTTAATGATTTTAACAGCATTTTCAGCTGTTGTTACTTTTTGGTGTAGACTTTCTAATCTGATTCTTTCTAACATGTAATCTTGATTTTTATTAAACCACCATTACTTAGGATGCGTTATGAAAAATAATGATGGCCATATGTGAACCATACCTTACAAATTTACAAAAAAGACGCTTTAAATAAAGGATTTAAAGCGTCTTTTGTATGTATTCAGTAATACTTTTTGATCATTATAACAAGTTTATTCCAGCCATGAAGTTTTGTATGACGGATCTTCCACTTTTAAAGCTTCTTCCGTGATTTTTAACGGACGGAAAGGATCTACCATTACTGCATATTCTTCGGTGAACTTTTTCCCGATACTTCTTTCCATAGCGCCAGGGTGAGGCCCGTGTACGATTCCTCCCGGGTGAAGCGTGAAGTCCATCAGGTCGATATGATTTCGGCTCATAAAGTCTCCTTCCGTATAGAACAATACTTCATCAGAATCGATATTTGAGTGGTTGTAAGGTGCCGGAATCGCTTGTGGATGGTAATCATACATTCTTGCACAGAATGAACACACTACGAAATTATGCCCTTCAAAGTTCTGATGTACCGGAGGGGGCTGGTGAATTCTCCCTGTGATGGGTTCGAAGTTTTTGATATTAAATTTATAAGGATAAAAATATCCGTCCCAGCCAACTACATCAAACGGATGTGTTGCATAGATGAAATCTGTAATCTGGTTTTCTTTTTTTACTTTGATTAAAAATTCTCCTTTTTCATCAACAGGTTCTTTGAAAGCAGGAGCAATCATATCCCGCTCACAAAAAGGAGAATGTTCCAAAAGCTGCCCGAATTCATTTCTGTATCTCTTCGGAGTGTAAATAGGAGAGTGGCTCTCCAGGACAAAAAATACGGTATCATCAGATTTTAATTCTACCTGGTAAATGGTTCCTCTCGGGATAATCAGATAATCACCGGTTACAAAATCAAGATCTCCTACAAATGTTTTTAAAACTCCGGTTCCCTGATGAACATATAAAAGTTCGTCACATTCAGCATTTTTATAGAAATAATCCATCGATTTTCTTGGCTTTGCCAATCCCATTTTCAGGTCGTTGTTCATCAAAAGGATCTTACGGCTGTCCATAAAATCATCTTCAGGAGTGACATTCATTCCCTTAAACATTCTTGGAGTAATGTTTTTTTCTACCGCAATTTTGGGCGTTACATCCTTAGGCTCACCAATTGATTTGATCTGCGTGGGGCGGTGAATATGATATAACAGTGAAGAAATTCCATGAAAGCCTTCTGTTCCAAAAAGCTGCTCATAGTAAAATTTATCTTCCGGAGACTTAAAGATAGTGTGTCTTTTTGGTGGGATATTTCCCGCTAGATGATATCTCATTTTACTTTCATATGTAGTTTCTCAAATTTAATCATTTTTCATGAATTGATTATACCAATATTTTTTTAGGTGTTTTGTGTTTCGAAAATAATTGTTAGCTTTGTCTAACAATTATTATTTCATGAAACGAATATTATTCTCTGTTACTTTTTTATCCTCCTATTGTTTTGCTCAGCAGACCGACAGTTTAAGTTTATCTCCAAACAAAAACATAGATTCTGCAAGGGTTTCAAAAAAAGAGATGAAAACAAGTACGATCGATGATGTGGTGGTTACCGGAACCATAAAACCGGTCAGCAGGTCAAAAAGCCCTGTAGCAGTAGAAATCTACAGTCAGAAATTTTTCCAGAAAAATCCGACGCCAAGTATTTTTGAAGCCATTGCCATGGTGAACGGGGTAAAACCTCAGCTTAACTGTTCGGTTTGTAATACCGGAGATATTCATATCAACGGATTGGAAGGACCTTACACAATGATTCTGATTGACGGAATGCCGATAGTAAGTTCCCTTTCCACAGTCTATGGATTAAGTGGTATACCCAACAGCCTTGTGGACAGGATAGAGGTGGTAAAAGGACCGGCCTCTTCAATTTACGGTTCTGAAGCGATGGGAGGAGTGATCAATATAATTACCAAAAATGCATTAACAGCTCCCAAGTTAAGCGTTGACCTCATGACGAGCACCTGGGCTGAGAATAATCTGGATCTTTCCACTAAGTTTAATGTGGGAAAGAAGGCGGCGTCTTTATTAAGCTTGAATTATTTTAGTTTTCAGGAAAGAATAGATCAGAATAAGGATAATTTCACTGATACCACTTTACAAAGCAGAATTTCTGTTTTCAACAAATGGAATTTCCAGCGAAAAGATAACCGGCAGGCGAGTTTTGCGATGAGATACCTTTATGAAGACCGTTTTGGAGGTGAAATGCAGTGGAACAAATCTTTCAGAGGAAGTGATGAGGTCTACGGTGAAAGTATCTATACCAACCGTGCAGAGATTTTCGGATTGTATCAGTGGCCGATGAAAGAACATATTGTTACTCAGTTCTCTTATAATTATCATGACCAGAATTCTTTTTATGGGGCTAATCCATATAATGCTCTGCAGAAAGTAGCGTTTGTACAGACCTATTGGGACAGGAGTTTCGGAAAACACGATATTACAGCCGGATTGACTTTTAAAAGAACTTTTTACGATGACAACACACCGGGAACCCTGGCTTCTGATGGAATCACCAATGCACCGATGAAGTCTCCGATATGGGGTGCTTTTATCCAGGATCAGTGGGAAATTAACGACAAAAATACGTTATTGCTGGGCTATCGTTATGATTACGATAAAGTACATCATTCGGTACATTCTCCAAGATTTGCATGGAAATTTTCCCCGACCCCTTACCACACCTTACGTTTCAATTTTGGAACAGGTTTCAGAGTGGTAAATTTATTTACGGAAGACCATGCAGCGTTGACAGGTTCCCGGGAAGTTGTGGTAAAATCAGACCTTCAGCCTGAAAGATCCGTAAACGGGAATTTGAATTATATCTGGAAAATTCCTGTCGGAACCCGGATGCTGCATCTTGATGCTTCGGCATTTTATACTTATTTCAGTAATAAAATTGTCGGTGATTTTGATTCTGACCCGAATAAAATTATTTATGATAACCTCCACGGATACGGAATCTCCAGAGGGGCTTCCCTGAATGTTGATTTTACATTCCAGTTTCCGCTGAGTGTCAATTTGGGGGTAACCTATCTTGATGTGTACCAGAAATATGATAATGAAAATCAGAAAACACAGCAATTGCATGCTCCAAAATGGAGTGGAACTTATAATTTAACCTATAAATTTCCAGGTAATCTGACCATCGATTTTACAGGACAGTTTTACGGACCGATGAGGCTTCCTGTGCTGCCTGATGATTATCGTCCGGAATATTCACCGTTTTATTCTCTGGCTAATATTCAGGTTTCAAAAAGTTTCAAATCCGGATTTGAAGTGTATTGCGGGGTTAAAAACCTCTTCAATTTTACTCCAAAAGATCCTTTGATGAGACCATTTGACCCGTTCGATAAACACGTTAATGACCCCGTTAATAACCCGAACAATTATAATTTCGATACGGCATATGGCTATGCACCGATGCAACGTATCAGAGGATTTCTGGGAGTAAAATATACCCTGAAGTGAAAACTTTTATTTTATTTTTAATGTTTGTGCCCTGTCTTTGTCTGTCTCAGATGAAGACAGGCACTTTTTCTGAAATGGAGGTTTTGCAAAAAGAAGCTCCCAAGCCTGTGGTCATTCACCTTTACACAGACTGGTGTGCGGTTTGCAAAATAGAATCTTTCCGTCTGAATAAGGATAAGGACGTGGTGGATATAATGAATGAGCATTTTTATCTGATCAATTTTGAAGCTGAAAAAACCAGGGATAAAATTAATTTTCAAGGTCAGGAGTTTGAATATCTATCCAATGGAAGTTCCGGAATCCATGAACTGGCACTTGCACTGTCGAAAAATAAAAATCAGCCGGTCTATCCTTTGTGGGTATTCCTGGATAAGAATCAGAATTTAGTATATTATCAGGAAGGGCAGATGACACCTCAGCAAATGAAGCAGAAATTGAAAGAAATTTCTGCTCTATAATTTGGTATACTTTTATTGGAAAACGCAATGGAAGACGCAAGGATTTTATCTGCGATAAAATGGGATATATTTTTTAAAGCCACGAATGCACGGACAAAATCTATGTGTCTATGTGGTTTTAAAATTTTATATTACATATGATCGGTCTACACATGCTGAAAACCTTTGATTTTCTTGCTCCTTACAACATCTTGTTTATTTTCTTTATGATTTAAAGTTTGTGAGAATTATCCCAATCTTTTAATCACTAGTATCCGCATCTATCAAAACAGCCAGCTGAATACAAGGTTCATCGGAACGGTTGCTCCACGCATGACGTGTTCCTCTTTGAATGATAATGTCACCGGATTTCAGGAGGGTTTCGCCTTCTTCCATGATCAGATACAGTTCACCGGAAAGGATAATGATATAATCTACAGTTTGAGTTTGGTGCATCATCGGATGAGGTTCATTTTTTTTCCATTCTATGCCTAAATTTTTATCCGGCGGAACGACTACATATCGGAAATAAGTGCCGTTTTTTGGTGTTTTCGGAAATCCGGTATTGGGAATTCTGGTTTCAAAATCCAGGCTTGCCGGCATTTTTTGTGTATTCCAAACATCAGAAATGATGAGTCCCGGAAAATGTTCTACAGCGTTTTCTACCGTTTGATCTTCGACGATAACTGATTTTCCGTCTTTGATTCCTGTGACGATGCGTCTTGGTATGGTCTTCATAGGTTAATGTTTCATGATAAGTTTATGGCCCCCGGTCTGGTTGTTTTTAAGAATCGAATGTGCCTGAAGAACTGTTTCCAAAGAAAGGTTACCGATTATTCTGTATTGGGGAGGTGCAATGATTCCGGATTCAATCATATTTTTGATTGTAATAAGACTGTCTTGATAGTAGTCGTACTTTTTGATCATACTGTAGGTATAA encodes the following:
- the hppD gene encoding 4-hydroxyphenylpyruvate dioxygenase, which encodes MSTLTFAEKIAQAENFLPINGTDYIEFYVGNAKQAAHYYKTAFGFQSVAYAGPETGVRDRASYVLQQGKIRLILTTGLTSESPINEHVKKHGDGVKVLALWVDDAYKAFEETTKRGGKPYLEPITLTDEHGEVRMSGIYTYGETVHMFIERKNYTGAFMPGYEKWESDYKPEEAGLLYVDHCVGNVDWNRMIPTVEWYEKVMGFVNILSFDDKQINTEYSALMSKVMSNGNGYAKFPINEPAEGKKKSQVEEYLDFYEGEGVQHIAVATKDIIHTVTELKKRGVEFLSAPPEAYYDMVPERVGHIDEDLKKLQDLGILIDHDEEGYLLQIFTKPVEDRPTLFFEIIERHGAQSFGAGNFKALFEALEREQERRGNL
- a CDS encoding succinate CoA transferase; translated protein: MLERIRLESLHQKVTTAENAVKIIKDGMTIGSSGFTKAGDSKAILPALAERGKTENLKVTLMTGASLGHGTDGKLAEADVIRKRMPFQVDPILRNKINNGEILFIDQHLSESAELLHTKNLQSIDVAVIEAAYIERDGSIVPTTSVGNSVTFAALAKKVIIEINTEVPEEVYGIHDIYQAEDYPYRNVIPIVAPWNKIGRKSIPVDPDKIEAIVFTNLKDSPADIAEPDEKTTAIARHLLGFFENEVQLGRLTDRLLPLQAGIGKVANAVLTGFKDSNFYDLTMFSEVLQDSTFDLIDSGKLSFASASSITVSKECYERVLGNLSKYKEKFVLRPQNISNTPGLIRRLGVIAINTAIEFDIYGNVNSTHIGGTRIMNGIGGSGDFARNAYLSIFVTQAASKGNNISHVLPMVSHTDHTEHDVDILVTDIGLADLRGLAPRERAQKIIDNCVHPDYKEELQSYFDRACERGGHTPHLLEESFSWHLRFAQTGSMKQATEVEISN
- a CDS encoding homogentisate 1,2-dioxygenase gives rise to the protein MRYHLAGNIPPKRHTIFKSPEDKFYYEQLFGTEGFHGISSLLYHIHRPTQIKSIGEPKDVTPKIAVEKNITPRMFKGMNVTPEDDFMDSRKILLMNNDLKMGLAKPRKSMDYFYKNAECDELLYVHQGTGVLKTFVGDLDFVTGDYLIIPRGTIYQVELKSDDTVFFVLESHSPIYTPKRYRNEFGQLLEHSPFCERDMIAPAFKEPVDEKGEFLIKVKKENQITDFIYATHPFDVVGWDGYFYPYKFNIKNFEPITGRIHQPPPVHQNFEGHNFVVCSFCARMYDYHPQAIPAPYNHSNIDSDEVLFYTEGDFMSRNHIDLMDFTLHPGGIVHGPHPGAMERSIGKKFTEEYAVMVDPFRPLKITEEALKVEDPSYKTSWLE
- a CDS encoding TonB-dependent receptor, yielding MKRILFSVTFLSSYCFAQQTDSLSLSPNKNIDSARVSKKEMKTSTIDDVVVTGTIKPVSRSKSPVAVEIYSQKFFQKNPTPSIFEAIAMVNGVKPQLNCSVCNTGDIHINGLEGPYTMILIDGMPIVSSLSTVYGLSGIPNSLVDRIEVVKGPASSIYGSEAMGGVINIITKNALTAPKLSVDLMTSTWAENNLDLSTKFNVGKKAASLLSLNYFSFQERIDQNKDNFTDTTLQSRISVFNKWNFQRKDNRQASFAMRYLYEDRFGGEMQWNKSFRGSDEVYGESIYTNRAEIFGLYQWPMKEHIVTQFSYNYHDQNSFYGANPYNALQKVAFVQTYWDRSFGKHDITAGLTFKRTFYDDNTPGTLASDGITNAPMKSPIWGAFIQDQWEINDKNTLLLGYRYDYDKVHHSVHSPRFAWKFSPTPYHTLRFNFGTGFRVVNLFTEDHAALTGSREVVVKSDLQPERSVNGNLNYIWKIPVGTRMLHLDASAFYTYFSNKIVGDFDSDPNKIIYDNLHGYGISRGASLNVDFTFQFPLSVNLGVTYLDVYQKYDNENQKTQQLHAPKWSGTYNLTYKFPGNLTIDFTGQFYGPMRLPVLPDDYRPEYSPFYSLANIQVSKSFKSGFEVYCGVKNLFNFTPKDPLMRPFDPFDKHVNDPVNNPNNYNFDTAYGYAPMQRIRGFLGVKYTLK
- a CDS encoding thioredoxin family protein produces the protein MKTFILFLMFVPCLCLSQMKTGTFSEMEVLQKEAPKPVVIHLYTDWCAVCKIESFRLNKDKDVVDIMNEHFYLINFEAEKTRDKINFQGQEFEYLSNGSSGIHELALALSKNKNQPVYPLWVFLDKNQNLVYYQEGQMTPQQMKQKLKEISAL
- a CDS encoding cupin domain-containing protein — translated: MKTIPRRIVTGIKDGKSVIVEDQTVENAVEHFPGLIISDVWNTQKMPASLDFETRIPNTGFPKTPKNGTYFRYVVVPPDKNLGIEWKKNEPHPMMHQTQTVDYIIILSGELYLIMEEGETLLKSGDIIIQRGTRHAWSNRSDEPCIQLAVLIDADTSD